Genomic segment of Poecile atricapillus isolate bPoeAtr1 chromosome 8, bPoeAtr1.hap1, whole genome shotgun sequence:
TGAATTTCTGCTAATAATTTTTGGTCCGAGCTGTGCTGAGAAGCCATTCCTAAAATATTCTGATATTCACAATTCTTCCTGTTTTGGCTTGGTGTCCAGCCTTTAGTCTCCAGCTGGATGAGCACAAGTGAGAAGCAGATTTGTAGTCATGTTTTCATACCAATAAGTACTTACTCTCCCCTGTGCTCTGTTAGAAGTGAACCCCAAATGGACATTTGGACAAACTCATTGCCAGGCTTTGCAGAAATTCAGAGCAACATTAACTGACCCTGTAGCATCTCCTTAACTTTGCTGTATTAGTGAAGCTTGGAAGTTTTACCGACACAGAAAACCTCACAGGCTCTTTGATAGTTCTTTTGTCATTTGCATCAGACACCTTTCTGTCAAGGGAATCAGCAAACTCAAGCGCTGACacagtttctgctttttgtgAAAAACACACCAAACCCAGCTTCAACACCCTGTTCACATCAGTCCTGAGGTAAGGGTCTGAGACACATTGCACAGAAGCACTTTGTAGAGGCACCTTTGCTTTGTGTGGTCACATCACAGTGTCTGGGCTTTGTTGTGGCTTCCATTTCCATGCTGAACATCAGGCCAGTGACCTGAAACACGGCTGGGTGATGCTCTGTGGGCATCCTGCCAAAACGTTTTGCAGGAGAGGAACCTGACACACAGCTATCACTAAAGGTCAATTTATCTCAGGAATCAATGGGCCTTTAAAAATTCACCAGCTCACATATCCTTTTCAGTGATGGTCATTAGATGTTTTGTGCTCTGATTTTGTGGGCTTTTGAGAGAACCTTGCTTTTCAGCAAATGATGACATATCCATTGGTAAGAGGAAACTCACAGCCTTCACTTTACCCCTGaagaaaaagtgagaaatcATTATGAGGATTACAAATGCATAAAACATGTggagaaagtaaaaaaataaataaaaaccaaaataccaACCCAACTagcaaaaagcaaaaagtaAATGCTTTCAACCCTTGCATCCTACTGGAGGCAGGATTTCATGCATTCACATGGTCATCACAAAGGACCAAGCATGGTCTTCTCTGCTGGAAGCATTTGCCTTTTTCCACTGAGTCTCACATCTCCCTATCAATGCCCGACCTGTGTGTACAAAGCTGTGTGTTCACAGAACCCTGGGGGTGCATGTGCACCCACAGAGACCCTTCAGTAATTTTAGTATAATAGCCCTGAAAAGAGTTTTCAGCCTCTCTTAtcctgtatttaaatatttaatgattttttccatttaccAAACACAGTGGGAATCCCTTGGTAGAAATAATACTTTAGCATAtatgaatttaaatattttagacaTGCAAATTAGAGATGATTTGTTAGCAGTAATGGGCTTTTATTACTTGGATGCAACTGCACTCTATATAAATTCAAGATGATACTTCTACAGAgttaattttaaagcaaaaatattcaTATCACATACAGGATTATAGCTTTGGAGCAAAATGTGAGGAAGCTACAGTAAACAAAGAATAGGAAAATCTGACATGAAGCAGCATGCTGGAAAGCAAAAATGCCATCCTTGTAAAAAATTAAGCTTAATAAGCTTGCTGAACTAATTGCTAAAAATTACCTTACTAGTGAAAAGCTAACTAAGATTGGTGTCTGTGTCAGACATTTGAGTATATAATGGAAGCATCCACCATAAAGACCATAAAAGATACTGAATGTTTTTTGGTGTAAGAAACACAAAGCTTTGTGCTTCAGGATATCAACTAGCCTGCCGAGGGGGGTTAGGTGAAAAGCTCTTTCCACAGCCACTCTCCTCCTAAAGCAGCCAGCAGCGAGTGCACATGAGTCACTGTTCAGCTTGACAAAGCAGCTCTAATGACAGCGATAAAATCACCAGCGCTGTCGTTTGGCCACGGGGCACCCGCTAGGTCCCCAGGCATTCGATGTAACAGATCTGTGCTGCTATTTTGATTGCTTTGAAAGCTCTTTCCTCTCATGAGCAAGCAGCAGTATTTGCCATTGCCATCCCATGCCTGCACGCTGCCCGTGCTCCTACCACGCACACTTTCCATGTGAGCTGGCtccagggcacagccctgacGTGTTCATGCACTGAGAGCCTGGAGTGCCCTGCACCCAGTGCAGCATGCGCAGAAATCCACACTTACACGGCCAGGCTGCTTTGCAAAACTATACGGGTTCCCTGCCAGGGACTAAATTTAGGTGTCTAACTGCTGTAAAACATCTGACCCTGAAATGTCCTTACAAGAAAATCCAGGTGCCTCTGAAAGCTTGACCTTGTTCCCCGCAGCCTCTCAGAGGGGAGCTGGGACCAAAATCAGCTTTGCACAGAGAGTGCAAGGGGCTGGGCTGCCCCTTTAGGGGGACAGAATAAAAGCTGTTGTGATGTGCCGTGCACAGGTACCTCCACACAGGTGACAGAACCCACAGCAGGTGTCAGCCCCTGGGATGGCCGCTGGAGTCCTGACCCAGGACATGCAAGGGCAGGCAAGCAGAGCCTTGGGCTTCTCCCTGCTCAAACACATGCTTTGAGGCcatttggattatttttcttttgagcaCAGCATGGTTGGGCTAAACCCAGGAATCAGCATGAATTGCCAAGGTAGATATATCAGCAAAAGGATATGGCTGGGCTATCATATCACAGTCTCATTACTGCTGGTTCTACCTGTGGTTGTCCTGTGCTGGAGGGCTTCTCAGCAAGGAGCAGAGACACTCAGGGCTGGTCCAGCAGCCATTTCACTTAGTTTACAAGCTGTCCTGAGACTACTTTTTTCAAGGCTGAAAGCATTAACTTGTAATGCTTCAGTTACAGAGGAAATATGATACGGTACATCTAAATCCATGGGCCACAGTAATCACACTTCTAAAGGCATAGTGCAGAATTCCTTGgtatttcagtgctttttgtTCAAAGTTTAAAAATCCCTTTCAAGCTTAGCTTGTCAGGATACCACATCAATCTGCAAAACTCTGCCTGGCTTTAACAAAGCAAAGATTTCAACTCTGCTCTccccctcagcctctcctttcTGTAACAAATTTAACCTGCTACCACTGCCAAACCTCATGCAgtgtggggaggagaagcaCAGCTTCCTCAGAAGAGGTCTCCAGTCTGCTCAGGGCCCATCTACATTCAAACAATTGTTCTGCTGATAACACACTAAACCCCACAGCAAAGTCCATATCTCTTATTGGATGAAACCTGTGACCAGCCCAGGCAGGTGGTGCTGTGAATGCAAACCAAACCTACTGGCACTTATAGACATGCTCCTGAAACAGCTTCATGTTGCTGGAGTGGCTGTAGGAGAGACAACAGGCTGGTGATTTTTCAAGccctttctcctcttccctgctgagctgtgctggagcaggaggggctggtggctgggcactgcctgGCACCTCCAGGAGCCCATTGCTTGGAGGCTTCCTGCCAGCCCCGTGGGACCTTGtgctggaaggagcaggagctggggagacAGTGGGGTAgcgtctcacagtcatggtaGTATCTGAGGAGCagagaaaaaaggcagagataaaaacaatactaatactaataatacTACTATTAATAGTAATGACAATTCAGATATCCTCAATGTATTTTTGGAGAGCAACTTTTTACACAGGCAAATAGTGATAGAACCAGGGGGAACAGTTTTAAGCTAAAAGAGGCCGTGAGATTTCAGgaggtgaaacactggcacaggttacaCAGGGAAGCTATggatgccacatccctggaagcattcaaggaCAGGATGGATGAgtctttgagcaacctggtctagtgaaaggtgtccctacccataGCAGGGGTGTTTGAACTAGATGAcgtttaaggttccttccaaccccaaaTGATCTACCATTCtatttttaatcactttttCGGGGCTCAAACACATTTTGTATGTGGTGAAGCTGAGAGGCAGAGCCACAGGGTTAGAAAAAACTTTCCACAGCTTTCCCCCTTGCCCCATGGAGCTGTTCCCAAACTGATGACATTCCTAGCcaccagcagcccctgcctgagGCCTTCAGGCTGGTAACCTGGCCACTGGGTCAGTGGGATTGGCAACAACCACTATTCCATCACAGCACCCCTCTGGCTGCACAAAAATCCACTCGTGCTTGTCAGCCTCTCATTCCTTCACACAGATTTGGCTCCATGAAAACCTGTGGGGCCATTTCTCCAATACTTCTCACCAAGCAACATTTTGCTCTGATTCCTGCTTCAGTAATTCCTCCAGACTTCTATAACTGAggaacatttccatttttctcctctgatAAAATTGTGAAGAGAATGTATTCTTATATATTGACCCCTCTCTGCCTCAGCAAGAACATACTGCATTATCTGCAAAAATAAACTGCACATCTGGCATGATGTACGCAGCCAACACATCATTCTTTGTTATTATTtgtaatttgtaaaaaaaagcatttatctCCTCTTTGAGTAATAAGGCAGGAGGGGTTATGGCATAGTTACAAGCATTGGCCCTTTTCTGCCTGGAACAGAAAGGGGACAGACATGTGGAGGAGAGTCCCCGCCTGTGAAAACCCAAAGCAGAAAGTTAAAT
This window contains:
- the CCDC195 gene encoding putative coiled-coil domain-containing protein 195 codes for the protein MEGNTHLLQVIRKMRSQINRLERENRALRGELRGCGQRAVPAAGGGNGAAIAFDGEGAAAAAASPQGPAPLEQTDTTMTVRRYPTVSPAPAPSSTRSHGAGRKPPSNGLLEVPGSAQPPAPPAPAQLSREEEKGLEKSPACCLSYSHSSNMKLFQEHVYKCQGKVKAVSFLLPMDMSSFAEKQGSLKSPQNQSTKHLMTITEKDM